The following proteins are encoded in a genomic region of Hippocampus zosterae strain Florida chromosome 2, ASM2543408v3, whole genome shotgun sequence:
- the LOC127595450 gene encoding T-cell surface antigen CD2-like: MKMTVMVQMVALSIVSVLLLCCCLTSADSQDGCDAYAPVGGRFAVPLHHKLQKSENLRWRHNKTKIFDQRPDRMVIGKRDDVFQNGSLKLTNLARSSEGIYVPEVYDEKGKHVIGPRSLYLCVLDPVSKPGLKMECALPDVKFTCVPGQMPEVTVKWFQNDKLLPQKNKRTVVQVAQKVVDDSFTCEVSNHVSSMSSEGVIQNCTGSSSSIFPKELFGLDFRIMVSILAGMGGLALLLFIILIVCCIRAMREKQKQVQEEEELRLGWTNPEGQHQQCHHPPNPHHHSHGQPGRGRRGEPPRGQAQGSPRRPTQDLRSTNTQQQAPPLPQPRKKVAAQRI; encoded by the exons ATGAAGATGACAGTGATGGTGCAGATGGTCGCTTTGTCAATTGTCTCCGTGCTCCTGCTCTGCTGCTGTCTTACCTCCGCAG ACTCTCAGGATGGTTGTGACGCTTACGCCCCTGTCGGCGGACGTTTTGCTGTGCCTCTCCACCACAAACTACAAAAATCTGAAAACTTGAGATGGAGGCACAATAAGACCAAAATCTTTGATCAAAGACCAGACCGGATGGTTATAGGAAAGCGGGACGATGTTTTTCAAAACGGTTCCCTGAAGCTGACAAACCTGGCGAGAAGCAGTGAAGGCATATACGTGCCTGAGGTTTATGATGAAAAAGGGAAACACGTAATCGGTCCGAGAAgcctatatttgtgtgtgttgg ATCCTGTCTCGAAGCCAGGCTTGAAAATGGAATGTGCCTTGCCCGATGTGAAATTCACATGCGTGCCTGGTCAG ATGCCGGAAGTCACTGTCAAGTGGTTTCAGAATGATAAGCTTTTGCCCCAGAAAAATAAGCGGACTGTGGTGCAAGTTGCCCAAAAGGTGGTAGATGATTCATTCACATGTGAAGTTTCCAATCATGTCAGTTCCATGAGCAGTGAGGGTGTGATACAAAACTGCACTGGCTCAA GCTCATCTATCTTCCCCAAAGAATTATTTGGTCTTGATTTTAGGATCATGGTGAGCATCCTGGCCGGCATGGGAG GCCTTGCTCTGTTGCTGTTCATCATCTTAATTGTTTGCTGCATCCGAGCCAtgcgagaaaaacaaaaacaagtacaaG aggaggaggagcttcgTTTGGGGTGGACCAATCCCGAAGGACAGCATCAGCAATGTCATCACCCACCTAATCCTCATCATCATTCGCATGGTCAACCTGGACGTGGGCGGCGCGGCGAGCCTCCAAGAGGCCAAGCTCAGGGCAGTCCCAGAAGACCAACACAG GACTTGAGATCTACGAACACACAGCAGcaggctcctcctcttcctcagccGAGAAAGAAGGTTGCAGCACAAAGAATCTGA